Sequence from the Gimesia sp. genome:
GTCGACCGTGAACGGCTCAAAGAAGGTCACGTCATTCCCATCCTCACCAGACTCCATGCGATACGGAACGTAGATGTAGCGCGATAACCCCTGGCTGACCACATGCACGCGGAGACCATCGCTGGACGGCGGCTCATGTTTCTCGGGAATATTTACATCACAGGCCAGGGCAGAAGCCACGATGTCGTTGTTCTGCGTCTGTTCCTGCAGCGCCTTGTCCAAAGCCTGGTAGATATCTTTCTGGTCAGGCTGCGCTCCTCCCAGGTCTGCTCTGACCGCGTTCAATTCGAGTGCGGGCGTCAGGAGGGCCCCAAACGGATTGAACCCACCCGCCTCCTGCAGCATCGATTTGGCCTGGTCGTAGCAGTAATTGAACAGCTCATAAATCTTGTCGGAAGGCACTTCCATTTTCGTTATCCCGTCCTGAATGCGGTTTCAGCTTGGCGTGATGTTGTGTATTTACTGTCAGATGTATGTTTCGAGCTGACAACCCGTATCCTAAGCACATGGATTTCTCACTTCAACCATGTGTCAGCGTCTGTCGTAGTAGAATGTATCACCTGGTATTAATAATGTTTGTGACTCACCTGCAAATCATTTAAAATAAAAGGTTGCAGCAGAACGGAATCCCGAAAAAGAAACATCTCACCAGGGGAGAGAACTCATGCAGCGCTCAATGTTAAAACTGAAGACCTTCGTCACCGTCGCGACTTTTGCTTTACTAACCACGGTGGTATCCGCCGACGATAACAAAGCAGCCGCAATTCAAAAGGACCGCAATCTGATCGCGGGTACCTGGCAGATCGAGGTGCTGGAGATTAACGGCAACCGTTCAGCGGGGGAAGATGTGAAACAGCTCACCGTCGTCAACGGCGCCGACGGTACCTGGAGTCTGCGTTCCGACGGAAACGAGGTCGGTCGTGGGACGACCAGCATCGATCCCAGCCAAAGCGTCAAAACCATCGACATTCAGCCAACCTCCGGTCAGGACCAGGGAAAAACCTACCGGGGCATTTATGAACTCGGCAAAACAAGCCGCAAACTCTGCTTCGCGCCTGCCGGCAAAGACCGACCCACTGATTTCAGCTCGAACGCAGAGAATCAACACATCTTCGTGAAATTCAAACGCGTCCAAGCGACTCAGGAAAAAGAAGTCCCCTGAGCGTCTCAGATCATCAATGACGCAGGATCGATAATCGCTGTTGTATGCATCCATTAGCCGCAGGGCGTTAGCCCCGGTTCTTCCAAATCATCAACGATGATTTGGAGCACAGCCTCGTAGAACACATGCGAAAACCATTACTGAAATAGTATCTGGCCACCAGTTTCATCCAGCGTCTATAATAATATAACAGCGATTCACGACCACTCACCACCGGGAAACGAAAAGAACTCCATGCTGACACAATTCTGTGTACCACCGTCGCAATTCTTCAGAGCCACCCTCGTGACACTCTGCCTCCTGTCCAGCCCCGCTCTGGTTCAAGCCGCAGACTTCCGCGTCGCCACTCCCGCTGAGCTGGACTCCGCCAGAAAATCCGCCCGCCCGGGAGACGTCATCACCCTAGGCGGCAAAGACTGGCACGATGTCCGTCTGAAACTCAAACTCAAGGGGACGCCGGAGCAGCCGATTACCGTGCGTTCCGAAGCCGCGTTCACGGGGGCATCCTCGTTCAATCTCAATGGCGAACACATCATCCTTAACGGTTTGACCTTCCGGGACGGGAGCCTGGAGACCGGACACGTCCTCCTGATCCGCGGCGCACACAATCGGGTCACCCGCTGCACCATCGAAGCCTATAACCCGGACGATATCGACACCCGCTATCAGTGGCTCAGCCTCGACGGGCATCATCACCGCGTGGATCACTGTCGTTTCGCCGGCCAGAACCATTCGGGCACTACGCTGGTCGTCTGGCTGGATGAGGAAGGCGAAGTCGGCCGGCACCGCATCGAACGCAATCACTTCCTCAACCGCCCGCGGGGGAACGGCAACGGATTCGAAACCATCCGCATCGGCACCAGTGAAACCTCACTGAAATCGGCCCAGTGTGTCGTCTCAGAAAATCTGTTCGAAAACTGCGATGGCGAAATCGAACTCATTTCCAATAAGTCAGGCGATAATGTTTACGAACGCAATACCATCGTCGGCTGTGCCGGTGCACTCACCCTCCGGCACGGCAATAACTGCATCGTCCGCGACAACCTCATCCTGGGTAGCGGCGACCGCCATTCCGGCGGCATTCGCGTGATCGGAGAAGGGCACCAGATCACCGGGAACCACATCGCAGGCGTCGGCGACCGGATCGACGGTGCGATCGCTTTGAGTGCCGGCGTCGAGAATCCGAAACTGAATCAGCACGCCCAGGTCCGTAATGTACTCATCGAAAATAACACACTGATCGACAACGCCGGCAAGGACATCGTCCGCGGCCACGGTCTGGGCAGTCGCTCCCGTACGCTGCTCCCGGAAAATATCACCATCAAAAACACCCGCCACTCCGGCAAACCCACCATGAAACAACTCAAACCCACAGACGTCGGCCCTGATGCGGCGAACAATAAACAGTGAGCTAGCCGGCCCGGACAGGCAGAGACTTTTTTCAGTCTGACACATTGAAACAGAAGAAATATCTTGCTCTTTTGACTGACCAGCAATCTCAATCAGAAATTCAAAACCGACACTCTGAACCACCTGTCCCAGAAATCAGAATCCCTTTGCAGACTGGTCCTGTCGCCTGTTTGCGGCAGACCGCCGCCCCACGAGGTCGGTTTTCGGTTGAATGAATCCCTATTATCATCCATCACTGCATCAAAGTCAGACTGGTACAGCACACTCATGTTGCGTTCCAGCGAATGCTGGATGCGAAGCAGGCAAAACAGGAAACATAACGGCGGAAGCATTCATCGGAAAGCCCCGCCTGCGTGAAACTGCACCAGCCATGCAACCCTCGCCACTTCGGGTTGTCTCGTGGCATTCCCCCCGGGCCTCATGCGGACGCCCGGCTCTGCGTAAAATCTCTTTCAAAATAGCGTCCCGATAATTACTGGCAATTTCCCCCGATTACCTCTGATGTTATCCGCTGAAAACGGTTAAGCTGATGGCATCAGAGATAATGAAAAAGACCTGTTCAGTTTGCCGGAATCTCATTGATGAGCCGAATTGTTCTGACAACCTGGGGATCACTGGGCGACCTGCATCCTTTTCTGGCAATCGCTCTGGAGCTCAAGTCACGCGGACACGACGTGATTGTGGCGACCTGTCCGTGTTACAGACAACAGGTCGAATCCCTGAAACTCGGCTTTCATCCCGTCCGTCCTGACTGTGACTGGTTGCGGGACGAGGCACAGGTGCGCCGGTTCAGCCATCCTCGTTTCGGTCTGCTTCGCGTGGGACGCGAAATTCTCATGCCCGCACTGCGTGATTCCTGCGAGGATCTTCGGGCGGCAGCTCAGAGAGCGGACCTCCTGGTCACGATGATGGCCTGTTATGCCACGCGACTGGTTGCGGAACAGGAACAGATTCCCTGGGTCTCAGCGGTGCATATCCCCTTGGGATTCTACTCTGCCTGCGACCCGCCGGTTCTTGACGTCGCACCATTCCTCTCACGAAAACTGCACAATCTCGGTCCGGTCTTCTGGAAATCATTATTTGGTCTTGGAAAACGAATCAGCCGCCCGCTGGCCAGACCATGGTATCAACTGCGGGCCGAACTGGGGTTGCCGCCCACTCACGAAGGAAACCCGCTCGTCGACAGTCATTCTCGTTCCCTGGTGCTGGCGCTGTTCTCCCGTCTTCTCGCGGACCAGCAAGCCGACTGGCCACCACAAACGATTGTGACGGGGCAGCCGGTCTTCAACAGTCATGAAAAAGTCGGTCTGCCCCCTGCATTGACTCACTTTCTGGGCCAGGGGCCGCCGCCGGTCGTATTTACTCTCGGTTCGGCTGTTGCGACTAATGCCGGCTCATTCTATGAACAGAGTATCGCCTGCGTACAGCGGCTCGGTATCAGGGCGGTATTCATTGCTGATACAGGACGTCAGAAGCGAATGCCTCAGCTCACCACAGACATGCTAGCTGTCGAATATGCCTCGTTTGATCGACTGTTTCCACGCGCGGCTGCCGTCGTTCATCATGGCGGCGTGGGCACGACAGGCATCGCCATGCGTGCGGGATGTCCGATGCTGGTGGTTCCCGTCGCCTGGGATCAGCCGGACAATGCGGAGCGGGTCAGACGTCTCGGCATCGCCCGCACGCTTCCCAGACACCGCTACACAGCGAAGACCGCAGCGACGGCCTTACAGAAATTGCTCAACGACGCCACCTGTGTGCAACAGGCTGCCAAAGTCGCCGCACAGGTGCAGCAGGAAAACGGCACACGCACCGCCTGCAACGCTCTGGAAGCAATGCTCAGCAAGTGAGCCCTGTTTACCTTGTCCAACCAGAAGGTGGGATCGCAAAAAAAAAACGGGCTAAGCGCAGCGAGCAGGTAACTGACTGTGTGACGTTCCTGAATGATCATCTTCACTAAATCGGTTTGACAACTCACAGCGTCACTGCTCCAGCTCTGCCTGCGGTTGTTGAAACAACAGCGCCACCTCCACCAGCAGCCGTTCTGCAGGGGTGAGCGACTCCCGTTCCTGGATCACCTGCTTCGCCACCGCGGGGACGTTCGTCAGCAATCCATCCACACCCCGATTCATCATCTGAGACATCATGGCCGGGTCATCGACCGTCCACACAAAGACCTCTTTCCCCGCTGCATGCGCCCGCTTCACAAAATTCCGTGAGGCGAAGTTTGCGTTCACGGCCAGAAAGTCCGCTTTAATCTCTTTCAGGTTGCCTGCATAGACGGAGAGCAGGACACCGCACTTCCAGTCCGGTCGCAGGGCTTTGGTCTTCGCCACACCCTCCGGCTTGAGCGACATGATCATCACCTGCTCGGCCATACCCGCTGCTTCGACAATGTCCACCACCCGCTGCTCCAGCTGCTCATCGTGGCCGTAGTATTTCAGCTCAATAATCACGCCCACCTTGTCTTTGCACAACTGCAGCACGTCGGATAACAGAGGCACCCGTTCTGCGTTGAATTTCGGATCCAGCCAGCTGCCGATGTCGATGCCTGCCAGGTCAGCCTGTTTCGCATCCCAGACCTTGAGCGGATTACGTGACAGTTTCATGAAATCGCTGTCGTGAATCACGACCACTTTGCCGTCCGACGATTCCTGCACGTCCAGCTCAATCCAGTCGGCACCCTCGTCAATCGCAGCCTGAAATGCGGCCATCGTATTTTCGGGAGCCGCTTTGGAGGCACCTCGATGTGCCATCACCTGTGTTTCGGTTTCGAGATTCAGCGAACGCTCCAGCGACACATATCCGATCAAAGCCGCCAGCAGAAAACCAATTATGCCTACCGTGGCCAGGCGGGACGGGGTCAAAAGCGGTTTTTCGCGCTGCTTCACTTCCAACTGGCTGGCCTCGATCGCGGCACTGGCGGCGGAATGCATGCGCAGATAACCATGAAATAACAGACCCGCGAAGGCAATCGTCGCAAACAGGTTCAGTATCAGGCTGCTCGCCGACAGGATAAACAGCATCAGCCCCACCCGCGTGGCCAGCATCAGCAGGGAGCCGACCGTTGTGGGAATCAGGAACCGTCCCGCGAGACCCACGAGCGCAACCAGCACCAGATTCAGAATCAACACGCTGATCACCCAGGTCACCAGCCAGATCAGGATCGGGCGACGCTGACCGGACACCAGCTGTTGACTGGCCTGCAAACCCTGGGCGGGAGGCGTCTGCTCAAACAGAATCAGGGGCAGCGCCAGGAACCAGCCGGAATAGAGTCGGAACAGAATCACAGCCAGAATCAGCACCAGCACGACGCCGATGCCGACGGCGACCTGGAATTCGGTCGGACGTTCTTTGAGATAAAAATTGATGTCATATTCACCCAGCAGACCGAAGTAGACAACTCCTGCAATCAGCAGGAACGGCACCAGGCTGAGCAACGTCCAGCCAATCATTTTCGCCGTCACTTTCAGTACATCGGCAGCGTGTCCTGCGGCAAAC
This genomic interval carries:
- a CDS encoding TIGR03067 domain-containing protein — encoded protein: MQRSMLKLKTFVTVATFALLTTVVSADDNKAAAIQKDRNLIAGTWQIEVLEINGNRSAGEDVKQLTVVNGADGTWSLRSDGNEVGRGTTSIDPSQSVKTIDIQPTSGQDQGKTYRGIYELGKTSRKLCFAPAGKDRPTDFSSNAENQHIFVKFKRVQATQEKEVP
- a CDS encoding polysaccharide lyase 6 family protein translates to MLTQFCVPPSQFFRATLVTLCLLSSPALVQAADFRVATPAELDSARKSARPGDVITLGGKDWHDVRLKLKLKGTPEQPITVRSEAAFTGASSFNLNGEHIILNGLTFRDGSLETGHVLLIRGAHNRVTRCTIEAYNPDDIDTRYQWLSLDGHHHRVDHCRFAGQNHSGTTLVVWLDEEGEVGRHRIERNHFLNRPRGNGNGFETIRIGTSETSLKSAQCVVSENLFENCDGEIELISNKSGDNVYERNTIVGCAGALTLRHGNNCIVRDNLILGSGDRHSGGIRVIGEGHQITGNHIAGVGDRIDGAIALSAGVENPKLNQHAQVRNVLIENNTLIDNAGKDIVRGHGLGSRSRTLLPENITIKNTRHSGKPTMKQLKPTDVGPDAANNKQ
- a CDS encoding glycosyltransferase, with amino-acid sequence MSRIVLTTWGSLGDLHPFLAIALELKSRGHDVIVATCPCYRQQVESLKLGFHPVRPDCDWLRDEAQVRRFSHPRFGLLRVGREILMPALRDSCEDLRAAAQRADLLVTMMACYATRLVAEQEQIPWVSAVHIPLGFYSACDPPVLDVAPFLSRKLHNLGPVFWKSLFGLGKRISRPLARPWYQLRAELGLPPTHEGNPLVDSHSRSLVLALFSRLLADQQADWPPQTIVTGQPVFNSHEKVGLPPALTHFLGQGPPPVVFTLGSAVATNAGSFYEQSIACVQRLGIRAVFIADTGRQKRMPQLTTDMLAVEYASFDRLFPRAAAVVHHGGVGTTGIAMRAGCPMLVVPVAWDQPDNAERVRRLGIARTLPRHRYTAKTAATALQKLLNDATCVQQAAKVAAQVQQENGTRTACNALEAMLSK
- a CDS encoding glycerophosphodiester phosphodiesterase family protein; translated protein: MSLSPFLRQITGSLGTAWRPLVATDLLYKLLAFVILTPLLAGLFHFLLAIAGQSVLTDVDIALFFAGPFGWLCAIILGAVWLSIVALEQASLLAILAARHRGQQLGMLDSLRFAAGHAADVLKVTAKMIGWTLLSLVPFLLIAGVVYFGLLGEYDINFYLKERPTEFQVAVGIGVVLVLILAVILFRLYSGWFLALPLILFEQTPPAQGLQASQQLVSGQRRPILIWLVTWVISVLILNLVLVALVGLAGRFLIPTTVGSLLMLATRVGLMLFILSASSLILNLFATIAFAGLLFHGYLRMHSAASAAIEASQLEVKQREKPLLTPSRLATVGIIGFLLAALIGYVSLERSLNLETETQVMAHRGASKAAPENTMAAFQAAIDEGADWIELDVQESSDGKVVVIHDSDFMKLSRNPLKVWDAKQADLAGIDIGSWLDPKFNAERVPLLSDVLQLCKDKVGVIIELKYYGHDEQLEQRVVDIVEAAGMAEQVMIMSLKPEGVAKTKALRPDWKCGVLLSVYAGNLKEIKADFLAVNANFASRNFVKRAHAAGKEVFVWTVDDPAMMSQMMNRGVDGLLTNVPAVAKQVIQERESLTPAERLLVEVALLFQQPQAELEQ